The following coding sequences are from one Neurospora crassa OR74A linkage group I, whole genome shotgun sequence window:
- a CDS encoding Fe superoxide dismutase, which translates to MIGSMGLRIPRATSSLLGRAVNAVATNQSAVAGASIAAQRRWQHYLMPLRDNFEQEGIRNFLSPGSVNMAYTEYQTFILEKLNALVVGTDFEQKDTKSIVLATARDPELAHVFNHASMAHNNHFFFDHLSPVPVKMGDKLFYHINENFGSVDTLRDEMIGTAVSMFGPGFVWLVRTQLPGQPVALRVMATYLAGSPYPGAHWRRQEMDAQTSIGSSPQGLSNGQRFFERSAAGFKGNKLEPTAPGGTDLIPILCLNTWEYAWLREYGTGVGGMGGKLAYAQSWWNMIDWAKVEEEARLETRILTGGDSSV; encoded by the exons ATGATCGGCTCCATGGGTCTAAGGATACCCCGTGCGACAAGCTCGCTCCTCGGCCGTGCCGTCAACGCTGTCGCCACCAACCAGTCCGCCGTCGCCGGCGCCAGCATCGCCGCTCAAAGGAGATGGCAGCACTACCTCATGCCGCTTCGCGACAACTTCGAGCAAGAGGGCATCCGCAACTTCCTCAGCCCCGGCTCCGTCAACATGGCCTATACCGAGTACCAGACCTTCATTTTGGAGAAGCTTAACGCGCTTGTAGTAG GCACCGACTTTGAGCAAAAAGACACCAAGTCCATCGTCCTCGCCACCGCACGCGACCCCGAGCTCGCCCATGTGTTCAACCACGCCTCCATGGCGCACAACAaccacttcttcttcgaccACCTGTCCCCGGTCCCCGTCAAGATGGGCGACAAGCTATTTTACCACATCAACGAGAACTTCGGCTCCGTCGACACGCTCCGCGACGAGATGATCGGCACCGCCGTCTCCATGTTCGGTCCCGGTTTCGTCTGGCTCGTCCGCACCCAGCTTCCCGGTCAGCCCGTCGCCCTCCGCGTCATGGCCACCTACTTGGCTGGTTCTCCTTACCCGGGCGCCCACTGGCGCCGCCAGGAGATGGACGCCCAGACTTCCATCGGGAGCTCCCCCCAGGGCTTGAGCAACGGCCAGCGCTTCTTCGAGCGCAGCGCAGCTGGGTTCAAGGGCAACAAGCTTGAACCTACGGCTCCCGGCGGCACTGATTTGATTCCGATCTTGTGCCTCAACACGTGGGAGTACGCGTGGCTTCGCGAATACGGAACTGGTGTGGGTGGTATGGGTGGTAAGCTGGCGTATGCGCAGAGCTGGTGGAACATGATTGATTGGGCcaaggtcgaggaggaggccaggCTGGAGACTAGGATCTTGACGGGCGGTGATAGCTCTGTTTAG
- a CDS encoding mitochondrial thiamine pyrophosphate carrier 1: MSGKAERLKDEGSRLQVTAAGATAGLISRFVIAPLDVVKIRLQLQHHSLSDPLLHQRRAEIIGGGPVYKGTLPTIRHILRTEGLTGLWKGNIPAELLYVSYAAVQFTTYRSITQFLQAAFPKDQNKQLPPSVESFIAGASAGGVATAVTYPLDLLRTRFAAQGVERVYPSLVQALKTIYASEGVTGYFRGLGPGLAQIIPYMGTFFCVYETLRPRLSKLELPYSSGSAVAGVLASVMAKTGTFPLDLVRKRIQVQGPTRGMYVHKNIPVYDGGMVKTVATIVRREGVRGLYRGLTVSLFKAAPASAVTMWTYERALKLYIRLGAAGPGRKEGV, translated from the exons ATGTCTGGCAAGGCCGAACGCCTCAAAGATGAGGGTTCCCGCCTTCAGGTGACAGCCGCCGGCGCAACGGCCGGCTTGATCTCTCG TTTCGTCATCGCCCCCCTCGACGTCGTCAAGATCCGCCTCCAGCTGCAACACCACTCCCTCTCAGACCCGCTCCTTCACCAGCGTCGCGCCGAAATCATCGGCGGCGGGCCCGTCTACAAGGGCACCCTTCCTACAATCCGACACATCCTGCGCACCGAAGGTCTCACAGGGCTCTGGAAGGGCAACATCCCCGCCGAGCTTCTCTACGTCTCGTACGCCGCCGTTCAATTCACCACCTACCGCTCCATCACCCAGTTTCTCCAAGCCGCTTTCCCCAAAGACCAAAACAAACAACTGCCCCCATCGGTCGAGTCCTTCATAGCCGGCGCCTCAGCCGGTGGCGTCGCCACGGCAGTTACCTACCCCCTCGATCTACTACGTACCCGCTTCGCCGCGCAAGGCGTCGAGCGTGTCTACCCTTCTCTTGTACAAGCGCTCAAAACCATTTACGCCTCTGAAGGCGTCACGGGTTACTTCCGCGGCCTTGGGCCCGGGTTGGCGCAAATCATCCCTTACATGGGCACGTTCTTCTGCGTGTACGAAACCCTTCGGCCCCGGCTCTCCAAGCTCGAGCTGCCCTACAGCTCGGGTAGCGCAGTGGCAGGCGTGCTGGCGAGCGTGATGGCCAAGACAGGCACGTTTCCGTTGGATttggtgaggaagaggatccAAGTGCAGGGACCGACGAGGGGAATGTATGTGCATAAGAATATACCGGTTTATGACGGGGGGATGGTGAAGACGGTAGCGACGATTGTGAGGAGAGAGGGGGTGAGGGGACTGTATAGAGGACTGACGGTCAGCTTGTTCAAGGCAGCGCCAGCGAGCGCAGTTACAATGTGGACTTATGAGAGGGCGTTGAAGTTGTATATCAGGCTTGGAGCGGCGGGGCCGGGACGGAAGGAGGGGGTATAA
- a CDS encoding transcriptional regulator Ngg1, giving the protein MPPPSGQKGSQKGTGKKGGAGVMRQHQHPRSRNTTPSAGSPQVASLPPIEQHETATLDVRFDLFRNITYDDLVDHVANNTASPDSKSLDGLLSRLSRLSEVIDKRGTNCDKGMRLLAQSRRLRESELAAERGREEERRQKEADEEERAERKANKKKRKATENLAPPQGNSIEYSSPVRESGNKARKLSRDDSASSSLSPVAPRTPTAMEADEKTKTEENDDDDDDDDSDDDGQPPPPARPQANTFGDDPSTFPDPTVYEILPVKPGMTEDEIKEIYSVAVYPKSDLADIIAGDPPDKDFSNAKPSNQINFSTFSTYVEPFFRPFTEEDLAFLRERGDRVTPFVMPKRGKKHYTEIWAEEDGAMAIDSADVKDRLPPNQPRGNIENMNDEIAETDKLSVGPILARLLQTMRPEHRAPPADERQNGATADGDVTMNGVDRFDFGDTQPQTASPTVNGINGTTGPSASNQLPPATFMPESNSESWKKASHPKLDYSQVDERLKQELRHIGFLPFPPDQTNGTSSTANNVSSSNTGNNNTSSTSGSSASHPSGGDPGPTAADFDGHYDDEVAARLRLLQSRLHEQVLLNGARKARLTELVKERMAFQEYQTILEDLDSQVQAAYLKRTRTMGKKPKKARPGAAKDGANANGGSGTPGPGGAAGMARPGIGDLTRTLMERRRRWIENMGPLFEDDVPPSEDMSPAARRIRGSKLMKVPRVNEEGSTIFPREAMAELIKREKESWDDEEADEE; this is encoded by the exons ATGCCGCCGCCCTCGGGCCAAAAAGGCAGCCAGAAGGGCACGGGGAAGAAGGGTGGAGCGGGTGTCATgcgccagcaccagcacccgcGCAGTCGCAACACCACGCCCAGCGCCGGCTCTCCCCAGGTCGCCAGCCTGCCCCCCATTGAGCAGCACGAGACGGCTACCCTGGACGTGCGCTTCGACCTCTTCCGCAACATCACGTACGACGACCTTGTCGACCAcgtcgccaacaacaccgcATCGCCCGACTCCAAGAGCCTCGATGGCCTCCTGTCCCGCCTGTCACGTCTTAGCGAGGTCATTGACAAGCGGGGCACCAACTGTGACAAAGGCATGCGTCTGCTCGCCCAGTCCCGCCGCCTCCGCGAGAGCGAGCTGGCTGCCGAGCGCGGCCGCGAGGAGGAACGCCGCCAGAAGGAagccgacgaggaggagcgtgCCGAGCGCAAagccaacaagaagaagcggaagGCCACCGAGAACCTGGCCCCGCCCCAGGGAAATAGCATAG AATATTCTTCCCCAGTTCGCGAGTCCGGAAACAAAGCCAGGAAGCTCTCCCGCGATGACTCTGCCAGCTCCTCTCTCTCACCAGTCGCCCCCAGAACGCCCACTGCCATGGAGGCCGACGAAAAGACAAAGACCGAGGAaaatgacgacgacgacgacgatgacgattcCGATGACGATGGCCAGCCTCCGCCGCCTGCACGACCACAGGCCAACACTTTTGGCGATGACCCGTCTACCTTTCCCGATCCGACCGTCTACGAAATTCTCCCGGTGAAGCCGGGCATGACAGAAGACGAAATCAAGGAGATCTATTCAGTTGCAGTGTATCCAAAGAGCGACCTGGCCGACATAATAGCTGGCGATCCCCCCGATAAAGACTTCAGCAATGCGAAACCTAGTAATCAAATCAACTTTTCTACTTTCAGCACTTATGTCGAACCGTTTTTCCGACCATTCACAGAAGAAGATCTCGCCTTCCTCAGAGAGCGTGGCGATCGAGTCACGCCCTTTGTTATGCCGAAGCGCGGGAAGAAACATTACACAGAAATATGGGCCGAAGAGGACGGCGCCATGGCCATTGATTCGGCAGATGTCAAGGACAGGTTGCCTCCCAATCAGCCTCGCGGTAACATTGAGAACATGAACGACGAAATTGCCGAGACAGACAAGCTCTCGGTTGGGCCCATTCTAGCACGGCTATTGCAGACGATGCGGCCCGAGCATCGCGCACCGCCTGCGGATGAGAGACAAAACGGCGCCACTGCTGACGGGGATGTTACTATGAACGGCGTCGATCGCTTTGATTTCGGGGACACTCAACCACAGACAGCATCACCCACGGTAAATGGAATCAATGGCACAACTGGACCGTCCGCCTCAAACCAGCTCCCGCCTGCGACTTTCATGCCCGAGTCCAACAGCGAATCATGGAAGAAAGCTTCGCATCCTAAACTCGATTATTCCCAAGTCGACGAACGTCTCAAACAAGAACTACGACATATTGGCTTCCTACCTTTCCCGCCCGACCAAACCAACGGGACCTCTTCCACAGCTAACAACGTCTCATCATCGAATACAGGTAATAACAACACGTCTTCCACGAGCGGCTCATCTGCCTCGCATCCCTCCGGCGGTGACCCTGGTCCCACAGCTGCCGACTTCGATGGTCATTATGATGATGAAGTTGCCGCCCGATTACGTCTTCTCCAATCCCGTCTGCACGAGCAGGTTCTTCTTAACGGTGCCCGCAAAGCGCGTCTCACTGAGCTTGTCAAAGAGCGCATGGCGTTTCAAGAATATCAGACCATTCTTGAAGACCTTGACAGCCAAGTGCAAGCAGCCTACCTCAAACGGACCCGTACAATGGGCAAAAAACCGAAGAAAGCCCGGCCAGGCGCCGCAAAGGATGGCGCCAACGCGAATGGCGGGTCCGGGACGCCCGGTCCAGGCGGTGCGGCAGGCATGGCGAGGCCAGGCATTGGAGACCTCACGCGCACGCTCATGGAGCGTAGGCGGAGGTGGATCGAAAACATGGGACCACTTTTTGAGGATGACGTGCCGCCTTCGGAAGATATGAGTCCAGCGGCGAGGAGGATTAGAGGCTCCAAACTCATGAAGGTTCCCAGAGTAAATGAAGAAGGGAGCACGATTTTTCCACGAGAAGCAATGGCTGAACTTATCAAGCGGGAGAAAGAGTCCTGGGACGACGAAGAGGCTGACGAGGAGTGA
- a CDS encoding U6 snRNA-associated Sm-like protein LSm2 → MNARHFSSVVQHILTSSSFFKTLIDHEVTVELKNDIQIRGVLKSVDQFLNIKLDNIQVVEELKYPHLSAVKNVFIRGSVVRYVHLPQESVDIQLLEDATRREAANQATKAKQG, encoded by the exons ATGAATGCCCGTCACTTTAGTTCTGTTGTCCAACATATCTTAACATCATCAAG CTTCTTCAAGACCCTCATCGACCACGAGGTCACGGTCGAGCTCAAGAACGACATCCAGATCCGGGGCGTGCTCAAGAGCGTCGACCAGTTCCTCAACATCAAGCTCGACAACATCCAAGTCGTTGAAGAGCTCAAGTATCCGCACCTGAGCGCGGTCAAGAACGTGTTTATCCGCGGGTCTGTGGTTCGTTACGTTCACCTGCCCCAGGAGAGCGTGGATATCCAGTTGTTAGAGGATGCCACGAGAAGAG AGGCGGCCAACCAGGCTACGAAAGCTAAGCAGGGTTGA
- a CDS encoding U6 snRNA-associated Sm-like protein LSm2, variant: protein MLFFSFFKTLIDHEVTVELKNDIQIRGVLKSVDQFLNIKLDNIQVVEELKYPHLSAVKNVFIRGSVVRYVHLPQESVDIQLLEDATRREAANQATKAKQG from the exons ATGTTGTTCTTCAG CTTCTTCAAGACCCTCATCGACCACGAGGTCACGGTCGAGCTCAAGAACGACATCCAGATCCGGGGCGTGCTCAAGAGCGTCGACCAGTTCCTCAACATCAAGCTCGACAACATCCAAGTCGTTGAAGAGCTCAAGTATCCGCACCTGAGCGCGGTCAAGAACGTGTTTATCCGCGGGTCTGTGGTTCGTTACGTTCACCTGCCCCAGGAGAGCGTGGATATCCAGTTGTTAGAGGATGCCACGAGAAGAG AGGCGGCCAACCAGGCTACGAAAGCTAAGCAGGGTTGA